The region CAATGGTCCGTTCTCGTCTATCTTCGGTCGTCCCATCTACATCAATGATTCGATGCCGACCCTGGCCGCTGGTAATAAGGCGATCCTCTTTGGTGACTTCAAGAAGGCGTATACCCTTCGCCTAGACGGTGCGCCGACGATCAAGCGTCTCGACGAGCGTTATGCGGATACCGACGAGGTGGGCTTCATCATCCGCTCACGCGTTGGTGGAATCACGATGAACGCTGGTATCGCCCCCGTCATAGCACTCACCGTCCACGCCTAGCAACCCGTAGGCGGCTGGCTTGCCGTAGATAGCCAGCCGCCTACACCCCACTCCCATGACAAAAGTAAAGATGACACACTCCGCCGTCGGCGCTGGGATTCACCATGCCGCTGAGCACGTCTACGAGCTTCCCGATCATGTCGCGGAGCAGTACGTGAACGCAAAGCTAGCCACTCGCGAGGAAGGTGAGCCTGAAGTTGCTGCTCACACTCCGCAAGAGAAGCGCGACAAAGCCGTTCGCAAGCCCAACGAAACCCGCTAAGGAACATCAGTGCCCGATTACCAACTCACAATTCCGCCGGTAGTCGAGCCCGTGTCTCTCGCTGAAGCAAAGGCACATCTCAGGGTGGACTTCCCTGACGAAGACAGCCTTATCGCCGGATTCATCAGTGCGGCTCGTGAGATGAGTGAGCAGAAGATGCAACGCGCCATCTTCAATCAGACCTACGTCCTGAGCCTTGATCAGTTCAACTATGGCGATTGGCGCAGCACGATTCCTATGGCTCGCCGCAACCCTTTGAACTACACCGCCCTTTGGGAAGCCACAGCACTCCGCTTGCCCATGCCGCGTCTCGTTTCGGTCACCTCAATCACCTACGTTGACACGTTCGGTGTAACGCAGACCCTCGATCCAAGTCTCTATTCCGTAGACAAGTCTTCTCAGCCAGCCCGCATTGTTCCCGCTCCCTCCGGCTCATGGCCCACCTCGGACTACTACATGCCCGGCAGTGTAAAAGTCACCTTTGTCGCCGGTAGCTACGGAGACGGCATTCAGGTCAACACCTGCCCCGCCTCAATCAAAGCGGCCATCCTGCTTGTCCTGGGGCACCTCTACGAGAACCGTGAAGCCAGCACCGTGGCTTCACTGAAGATACTCCCGCTTGGCGTAGACGCGCTGCTCAGTCCTTATCGCTTCTATGGGGGCATGTAAATGAACGCCGGAACCCTCAATAGACGCATTCAGATTCAGAGCCAATCCGAGACCAGAGACCAAGCCGGTCAGAAATCAACCCTCTGGGACACTACCTACCAGTGTTGGGCGTCGATAGACGTTCAACAAAGTCAGCTTATTTACTCCACGGCAGAGTTCATAGGAAATACCACGTACCGCATCACTTGCCGCTATACATCCTCAGTCGTCTTCCAGCCGAACCAGAGGATTGTCTATACAGAGCCAACTACCGGCGTGGTTCACCTTTATGAGATTCAGGCCATCCTTAATGACAAACAGGCCAACAAGCTCTTCATCTTCATGTGCTACGAGCTGAACGGAGAGGGGTAAGCATGGTAGAGACCACCATCTACACCATCCTCAGCACGAGTCCAGCCGTCACCGCTCTTGTCAGCGACCGAATCAATCCGATGGTTCTGGATAGAGACACCGGCTTCCCAGCAATCTCCTACCTCTTCATCAGCACGGTCTCATCCCCCACCTTCAGTACACGTGGCTCACAGCGGTACCGGTTTGAAGTGAGCTGCTGGGCACAGAAAGCCCTCAGTGCTTGGGAACTCAGAGCAGCGGTCATCACCGCCCTGAATGGCTATTCCCAAGACGGTGTGGTGATTCAGTTCATGCTTTCCCGCGATATGTTCGACCACATCTCTGAGACCTGCCGCGCCACGGCCGAGTTCTACGTCTTCAGCAATCTCTAGCCCCCACGACCTCACAACCTGACCCGCCAACCCAGACCGACTCATTCCCGGCCTTGGTAGAGCTGCGTCTGCGTGGGGCTAACCCTCCCTTTCAACCAATATCAGGAGCATCACCCATGGCATTAGCAGCAGGAGCATCAGCAGCACAGGTAGCAGGAACAGGCGCAATCCTCAGCATAGGCGGTCCGACCGGCGCTGGTGGCTCTGAAGTCTTCGTCACCATCGGTGAGGTGAAGGATGCAAAGCTATCCGGCCGCAAGACTTCCACCACGATGAGCACCAACTTCGCTTCTCTCGGTATTCAGCAGAAGGTCGCGACCATCACCGATCTCGGCACAGCGACGTTCACGGCAAACCGCGTCGGTAACGATGCCGGTCAGCTTGCTATCAATGCCGCGCAGCTCACCCGCGTACCGTACGACTTCAAGTTTCAGATCCCACCCAACACCGTTAACGGCCAGACCACGGGCGACTTGATTACGTTTAGCGGAATCATCACTGAGGCGGGTTCCTTCGATGTCAGCTTGGACAAGGTGTCCGAGTACACCTTCACAGTTGATCTCAACTCCTACAACAGCGTGCTGGGGTCCTAATCATGGCGAAGGTCGCGAAGAACCCCGCACTAGACCCTACTCTGCCGAAGGTGGAGCTGAAGCTGAAGGGTAAGACCTATCATCTCTGCTTCACGTTCGCCGCCCTCGCCACTGCTGAGGCTGCGCTCAAGAAGATAGGGCACGAGATAAACATCTTTCATGCTTTGGACTTCGCCAACCTTGGCGCAGAGAGTCTGGCCGCCATCCTGTATGCCGCACTCATCACTGAAACGCCTGACTTCAATCTTTTGGAAGTTCCGACCCTCATCACCATGAGGGACATCCCCGCCATCAAGCAAGCTCTGTTCGATGCGTTCGCCCTGTCTATGGTCGAGCCTGATAAGGATGCTAAGGCAGACCCTTTAGAGAATCCGCTGGATCTGGAGCTGGACTAGATTCAGCCGAACTATGGATGTCGTGGTGGGTCACGGCGACGCTAGAACTCGGCCTCTCTTCTGAGCAGTTCTACGACCTGACCCCACGACAATTCCAAGCCCTCTGTAAGCGATACCAAAATAACCGCGAGACAGTAAGAAACCATACCGAACTGATGTTCGGGCAGCTCACATCTTGGGTTGTCAACACAGGCTTCCGCAGCTATTTCGAGAAGTTTCAGATCCCGGCTCACTTCATGCCGTCACTTCTGGCCCTGAAGCAAGCCCCAACCAAACAGCCGAACACGCGTATGACGAAGGCCAAACGAGCGGCTGTCGTAGACACGATTCGCATGATGTTCCCCGCACAGAGATAACGATGGCAGACGGTTTCAGCGCAGACATAAAGGGCATAGCCGAAGTGAAAGCTCTCTTTGAAGCCCTCTCAACGAAGGAAGCCGACAACGCCATCCTCAAAGCTCTCAAGGCTGGCGCTCTGATAGAGCAAGCCGCTATCTCTGACCGCGCCCCTGTAAAGGATACGACTGGTGGTCTCTTACCCGAGGGCGCTCTCAAGGCCGACATAGAGGTCAAGGTTCATCGGCCTTCCGGTAGAACCCCATATGTCACTGTCGCCCCCGGGAAGTACACCGCTCACGTTGCACGGTGGCTAGAGTACGGCCACAGGCTAGTGCGTGGTGGCTACTCCCGAATGCTCAAGAACGGTAAGACACGTGGCCCCGGTAAAGAGGTTGGCTTCGTTGCCGAACACAGTTTTATTCGCGTTGGTTATGAAGAATCCCGAGAAGCCGTTGTAGAGGCCATCTCCAACACGCTTGTAGCGGAAATTCAAAAGGCTGCTGTCAAGAAGCAATAACCGCAAGCACACAAACAGACTTCGGTATTCAGTTCCATGAACTACGGAACGGTCTACCTAATACGAAATAGCATCAACGGCAAAGTTTATGTCGGACAAACAATCCGTGCTGTAGGGCAACGATTCAAAGATCATCTTGCTGCTGGACGCAGGGCTCATCCGCCTTATCCGATTCATCGAGCAATCGCCAAGTATGGTGCCGACAGCTTCACCTTGTGTGTGTTGGGTGTGGCTAGCTGCAAGGCCGAACTAGACGAGATGGAGACTCGCGCCATCTTTACTCACGAAGCTCAGAATCGTGCCTTCGGCTATAACTTAGCCCCAGGCGGCGAAGGCTTCAGTAGTGAAAGGGTGAAGGCTCATTGGGCCGACCCACAAAAACGTGCAAGGCATGTAGCGTCCATGCTCACGAAGTGGGCGGATGCTGCTTTCAAAGAGAGTGTAAGCGCACACCGAAGGATTACAGCGGGTACACCTCAAGCACGTAAGAACAATAGCGATGCTCAACTACGTGCTGATGTTGTGGCGCGCAAGTCGAGGGCTAGCAAAGAGCAATGGAACGACCCGGATTTCATAAAGCTCAAGTCGGATCAAGCCAAGGCTATGTGGGTAGACCCAGAGAAGCGTGCGCTGAACGTGGCCGCCAGAAACACCCCTGAGGCAAGAGCGAACCGTATCGCTTCAAACAAGCGGATGTGGGCGGCACCCGGTTTCAAAGAAAAACAGATTGAAAAGATGCGCCTAGCTAAGGCAGCGAAGAGAACAAACCAATCATGAGCACAGCAGCAGGTCAAGTCACTATTGTTCTCTCCGCAGATAAGGTCAGCTATTCCGCTGCGCTTGATCAGGCTGGGCGTGAACTAGACAAGCTGCAAGGCAAGTCAAAGTCATTTGGTCATGGATCAGTCTCGGATATGCAGGCCGCTAGCGCCAGCATCAGGCTGCTTGAGAACCCGCTTGGCAACAACATGCGGGCCATTGAACGCCTCATCTCCCAAAGCAAAGTTCTATCCGGCGTGATGAAGGCGGCCTTCCCTCTAGTCGGTGCTATCGCTATCGCTGGGATGTTCGCGAAGCTGACTACGGAGGTTGTCAAGTTCATCAAGGAGATGAACGAGATGCCCGCCGTCATCAAGCGTGGCTTCGATTCTCTGAACCTCTCCATCCGCACCAGCAATGATGAGCTAGACCTGACCAACGCGAAACTCGCGAATCAGATAGCCAAGCTCGAAGGCAAGCCCCAAAACAACCTCAAGACGGCGCTCGCTGAATCCCGCGTGGAAGCTGACAAGCTGGCTACCTCCCTCGCGAACGATGCGAAAGCAGTCAATGACCTCCTCACCGCAAACAAGATCGGCTTGCTCGGCCAGCTCGTAGGCAAGGCGAACACCTCAAACGTTTCCAGCTCTATTCAGAGCTATATGAATGACCTACAGGATCTTGGAAACAAGATATCTGTTGCCGCTCAGAAACCGAACAACGACACCGAAGTCGCCAGCCTGCGTAAGCAGCTATCCGACAAGCAGAACTCCGGTCTCGGTTGGGCTAAGAGCAAGATGTTCGCCACCGACCACCCGGACCTGGCTGGTCCTGACGACCAGATCATGGGCGGAGATCAGGCTTCTAATCGTGCTGAGCTACTCGGCTTTCAAGGTGTTCTACTCGGCCAGCAGCATCGTGCTACCTCCGAAGATACCAACAAGCAACTTACCGGGATCAAGGATAAGGACGAGGCTGCGAAAGCTGCGGCTGAGTCAGCCAAGGCCGCTGCACGTGCTGCACTTGAGGCTCAGAAGAAAGCCGCAGCCGAACAGCTTGCAGCTTGGGAAGAGAGCAACGCCGACTGGAAAGCTGCACAGGACCGTTCTCTCCTCGACGACGCCGACTGGTGGAAGGCGAAGCTCGCTACCCTCAACATCGGCTCTTTGAACTATCGCGCCGTGAACAAGAAGGTCAACGCAGACATCATCTCCGATAACCGGGAGATGACCGAAGCTCGCCCCACCTGGGCTAACGACTTCCTCAAGGACGGTAACGCCAACGGCGGCATCAGCAAGGATGACGCTGAGCAGATAACCGCGACTGGCAAGGCTACCGCCGAATGGATCGCTTCGCTGCGTTCAGGCGTGGAGCTTCAAAAGCAGAATGCCACGGCGATAGCAGAGTCTTCGCTTCAAATGGCGGTCGCGACAGGCCGCATGACGAAGATGGACGCGGCTCAGATACAGGCCAACCTTCACACTCAGGAATACAACGACAGATTGAGTGAGTTAAAGGATAACCGCGACGCTATCACCACTAACGCCAGCCTCAGCGACGTACAGCGCAAGGCTCAGTTGGCGAACTCCGACAATCAGATTGCCGCTCTCAACAACCAGCGGGCATTACAGACTCAGCAGGACAACGCCTCAACCAACCCCCAAGGCTCTCTCGCTTCCGTCGGATTCGTGGATGCCCTGAATGACTTCGTTCTCGCTTCCAAGGACGCTGCAGGTCAGATGCGTGAGATAACCACCGGTACGCTGAACACCCTGAATGGGGAGTTCGTTAAGGCCATCAGCGGGCAAAGAACCGACTTCGGCAATGCTGGCGCTTCAATCTTCCGCAACGTTGCCGGCATCGGCCTCCAGAAAGCAGAAGGCTCCATCATGCAAGGGCTGGGATTCGGAGCCAAGGCTGACGGAAGCAAGAGCAATCCGCTCTACGTCCGTATGGCCGATGGTGTTGCTGGTGGTGTTGGTTCCGCAGCTAAGGGCCTCTCCAGCCTCTTCAAGTCTGGTGATGGCGATAGCGGCGGAAGTGCCGTATCAGGTCTTGCTTCTAAGGCTGGTGGTTGGCTCAGTTCACTCGCCGGTATGATTCCTGGCTTCGCTGGTGGCGGCACGGTCACACCCGGAACGCTAGCAATGGTCGGAGAACAAGGCCCAGAACTTGCCTACTTTGGCTCAGGAGCGCACATCACCCCAAACCATAAGCTGAGCAGCATTGGCTCCGTTGGTGGCGACACCCACAACTGGCACATTGACGCTCGTGGCGCTACTGACCCGGCTCAGGTTCGTTACCAGGTGCAGCAGGGCATTCAACAGGCCGCACCTCACCTGACCGCCCAGAGTATGCAGGCCAAGGCGCAGCAGAACAAACGCTCTCCTTCTACCCGCCAAAAGTAAAACCCTCCCGCAACACCCCTCCGCACGAACAAGGACGAATCATGCCCACCGGATACACCCAGGTCACCGGGTCCTCTCTCAAGGACTCGGCTGGAACCCCCATTGCTAACGCCACCATTCGCTTTGCTCCGGTCAACAACACGGGCGTTCCCATCTCGTTCATGGCGGGTGGTGGTGGGCAGACCGTCGCCACTCCGGTCACAGCCACCGTCACCAATGGCGCATTCACGATCCAGCTTGCGGATACGACACTCACGACTCCAGTGAACGTCGGGTACGCCGTAACGGTAGTGGACAACCTCACAGGAGAGCACCTTCTCGGTTCCGGCTATGGCTGTGTTCAACCTTCAGGCGCAACGTGGAGCTTCGATACGTATGTACCGAACCTCACGGCGCTGGTTGCGGTGCAGCTGGGTCCGCAAGGACGTGAGGGCGCTCCTGGTCCCGCAAGCACGACCACAGCCTCGCTGGTCGCTTCTCATTTACCGGCGCTGCGTAATCTCTTTGACAAGACCCTGGCGACGAATGACCTACTCGTCAATTGGGTGGATGGAACGACCACCAGTCAGACCGGGCTAGCTTGGTTTGCTACAGGATATATACCGGTCGTTGCGGGTAAACAGTACGTCGCTAGTCTCAACACGTTCCTCGTATCCACCACCATCGGGTTCGCCTTCTTTGATGGCCAGCTGACCTTCGTCGGTGGCGTGATGGGTTGTGCTGCTGGCACTCCCGTGACCGCTCCGGCTAACGCAATCTATATGCGCGTCGGCAGCGGTGGAAACGACCTTGTAGCTGGGCACGACTACGACTACTGGAAGAACCAATTCATCATCGTGGAAGGGGCGGTCCTCCCGTCCGCCTACATTGCCTTCGGCTACGAAGATCCGGCAACCACAGCGGTTAAGTCGGCAGCTCTGCTCGACCGCAGTCTTGGTCATCAACGGAACCGCTTTGACCCCACGACAGCCACTCCCGACGTCTTGATCAGTCAAGTTACCGGCGCGACGATCTCCGTCCCCGGCAACTACTTCACCAGCGACTTCATTCCGGTCAGCGGCCTTGCTTGGGCTATCTGTAACCAGAACACTCTCTTCGGCATACCTCAGAGCGGCATAGCTTTCTACGACGATGCCTTCAATTACATGGGCGGGACCAATGGGGTAGCAGCCTCTACAGCATTTGCCGTTATGGCAGGAGCCGCGTACCTGCGCGTTGGGATGGGAAGCACTGACAACGAGAACCCTTCTATACTCCCCACCGTAGTGCTTGTCGGTGGAAGTGTCCTACCGAGCACACTCGCCTCCCATGGCGGCACGGATGCGTACAGTGCGATCAGCAATGCGCTTGCCGTGGCTTCGAGCAGCGCGGGTTCGTCCCTCTCGCATCGCGGCAATCTGTTCGATAAGCGAGGCGTTACCTTAGACGTCCTGATCAACTACACGACTGGCAATGCTGACAGTTGGCCGGGATACTTTGCTACGGATTACATGATCGTGCTGGGTCTCTCAGAAATCATCTGCAACGAGAACACGAGCTATGCCGCAAGCACGCTAGGCTTCGCGTTCTATGACGTAAACAAAGCGTTCATGAAAGGCGTTGCAGGTGTTGCCGCCAATACAGCGATTGCCGTCCCAGCGGGCGCAGCCTTCGTGCGCTTCGGCATGGGAACCTCCACCGCAAGCGACAGGGCATTGATTCTTGCCGGAGCAATGGTGATGCCGGGAGCTTTAATGCCCGCGCACTATCAGTCTTATGGAGCGTCATCCGCAGCTACACCGCAGAAACTCCGTCTGTTTGATGGACAGAAGAACCTTTTCGACCCCTCACAGGTAACGCTCGATCACCTGATTGATTACACCTCTGGAACCTCAACAGACGTATCAAGTTCATTTGGCGTCGGGAACTTCTTCGCCAGTGGCTTCATGCCGGTGTTCGGTCTTTCGCAGATTGTAGCGAACCAAGAGACGGACTACGGTGCTGGGAGTTTCGGCTTCGCCTTCTACGACGAGGATTTCAACTTCATATCGGGAGTTAATGGGAACGCAGCCGGAACGCCAATGACCGTTCCAGTAGGAGCGTTCTTTGCGCGCGTCGGCTCTGGTGGAACTGTTCAGGCTACGGCCAAGGGCTGGTCTCGTCAGGTCGTGCTTTCCACCTTCATGGTCCTGACGGGGAGCATAGTACCTGCAAACTTCATTCCGTGCAGCCAAGCCGCAGCTCTCGTACCGTCGCGGTTCTACTTGCAAAACGCCGCCATTATCGGGGACAGCATCACCGCCTATGGGGAGCCTAACTCGTTCCCGCAGGGCAATGGAGGTCCGTCTCAATACATCGGCTATCAGCAACCGATGTTAGCGGCTCTGGGTGCAAACAAGCGTGTCATACACGCATATCCAGGCACGCGCATGGTTGACGTCCTCTTGAGCAGCTATGCCCCCAGCCAAGCTGAGATCCAAGTTTGCAATTTCTTGACGGTGTTCAAGGGAACCAACGACTACGGCAATACCGCGTTAGGCGTGGTGCCTATGGGTGACCCATTGACAAGCACCGACAACACCACCTTCTACGGCGCAATGGACTTGATGATCAACACATGGCTTGGGTGGAATCCCTCGCTAGACATCATCTTCTTTACGCCGCTGCAACGCTCGGGAGGGACGGTTGCGAACTCGCTTGGTTTCACCTTGGAGAACTACGCAACGGCCATCATCACGAAGTGTAGACAGTACGCCTTGCCTGTCGTTGACCTTTACCATACCTCCGGTATCAACCAGCTCAATATCGCGACTTATGTTGGACGGAGTCCTCCACCCCAACAACGCCGGGTATGCAAAGTTTACCGGTCACCTGATCACTGCGCTTGCCAGCCTGTAAGCAACTGACGCGCCTCATCATTCCATAACAAGGACGCAAACCCATGAATGTTCTAGCAATCCTCAAAGGCGTCGGCACGGAAGCTGAGAAGCTCGGCACCGGCGCAGTCCACGTAGTTGAAGTTATCGGCAACGGTGCCGTCTGCTTTGAGCGTCTCCTTACCGACGCAAGCAAGCTCACCCCGGAAGTGAAGGCTGGCCTCACGACCCTCATCGCTGACGGCGAAGCTGTAGCTACTGGTTTTATCTCCGCAGGAAGCAACCCAGCTAACTTCGTTGCTGACGCTGCTGAAGCCGCCAATCTCGCCAAGTTCGTAAAGGACTTCGTTGCCTTCCTGCCGGTTATCAAGGCCGCTGCTGGCACCGTCAAGGCTGACCTCACTCCTCTCGCCTAACTCTTCCTCTCTCCCGTAGCACCCCGCCAGAAAGATCCCGCCATGCTCAACACCATCACCCTCAATGGGCAGACGGTTTCTATCGTCGCGTCGCCGACCTGTATCGCCCTGCGCTCCATAGAACTGTCGGGGAGTGACTCGGTCGCTATCGTCACGTCGCCATTCTCTGGACAGACCCAAGCCCAACAGTGGCCCGGAGCGGACTGGTGGTCGGGGACCGCAACACTCCCGCCTCTCACTCAGGACCAAGCCGACGAATGGCTCTCATTCCTTATGGAGTGCCGAGGTATGACGAACCCATTCCTCATGGGCGACCCTCTCAAGTCTTCACCTCGGGGGAGCGTCACGTCGGCTTCAGTGCCTGTGGTGGATATGTCCGTCACGACTCTCAACCAAGTCGGCAATCAAGTCCTCTACACCAAGGGCTGGTTGCCGAATGCCTTCTCACTGTTACTCCCCGGCGACTATCTACAGATTGGCTATCGCCTTCACCGCTGTCTTGACCGGGTGAACTCAGACGCGAATGGTAAGGCCTCCTTTTCTATCTTCCCCTCGCTTCGTGACCTCCCCGCTGACGGCCAGCCAATCATCCTCAACAACCCCCAAGGTCTGTTCCGCCGAGGCAGCAACAAGATGACGTGGTCCTCGGACTACACCGGCCTCACCAACCTTTCCTTTCCCCTGATCGAGTACCGCTAATGCCCAGAAATCTTGACCCCACCTTCTCAGCCAGCCTGAGTGCGCCTCTCTTCGGCCCTGTGTTCCTCGTCATGCTCACCTTCAAATCTCAGACGACCTACGTGTGGTCAGGTGCGGGCACGCTCATATGGAACGGCAACACCTACCTCGGTGTGGGTTCGCTCGGCAAGGTTGATTCAATCAAGGAGGGCATAGAGGTTCACGCTGACGGGACTTCGCTCACCCTCTCAGGAATCGACAAGGTTTACTTGGGTGAAGCTCTCACCGACATCCAGATAGGAGCGCCTGCCACCATTCACTTCGGCAACTACCTGAATGGTGCGCTCATCGGTGCACCCTTTCTCATCTTCCGAGGTTGCGTAGACAAGCCCACAATCCATACCGGCACTGATACGGTGAGCATCAGCCTCGCTCTAGAAAACCGAATGGTGGACTTACAGCGAGCTTCTAATCGCCGCTACACCGCGACTGACCAGCGTGCTCACTACTCAGACGATACAGCTTTTAATTGGGTAGAGAAGATGAACGACATCTCGCTCCGCTGGGGCAGCTAGCAGCACCGAACTCCCTTCCTTCCGCACCGTTTCCCCGCAACAACCAAGGTCATCCCCCATGTCTCTTCCCAAGAAGCAGCATTGGCACACGCGTGCCTTCCATCCCTTCCTCGTAGACCGCGCTCAAACACCCTTCGCTTGGGGCACCAATGACTGCGCCCTTTTTAGTGCGGACGCGATCCTCGCGAATACCGGCGTCGATATCGCCACGGACTTTCGCGGCAAGTACACCGACAAGCGTTCAGCCTTCCTGCTCATCAGGTCGTTGACCGGTGGCTCGACTGTAGCTGATGCAGCCGCTTACTGCGCCCAGAAGCACGGTCTCGTTGAACACCAGCACCCGCTTATGGCGAAACGCGGAGACCTCGTGGTCGTAGCTGATGGCGACGAGCTTATCTGCGGGGTGGTTCACCTCAGCGGTCATGTCATTTCAGTTTCGGAGTCAGACACAGTCCGGCTCCCCATCACCAAAGTAGTCCGTAGTTGGAGCGTATAGGCCAATGTCCAAAGTCATTATGGGAGTCGCAGAGATCGGTGCTGCGGCTGGCCTTGTCGTCGCCGCGAATTTCGTACCAGGAGGTCAGGCCCTCCTCACACCGTTTGTTCTGCACTTAGTAGAGGGTCTCGCTCTAAGCGGTGCCTCCATGTTGGCAGGTGCCGCCGCGTCGGCGCTGACCAGCAATCGCGGAATGACCATCACGACGCGTCAGCCTGCGAGCAATCGCCAGATCATCTACGGCACTCAGCGTGTGGGTGGTGTAGAGATTTACCGCAGCACAACTGGAAGCTCACTCGACCAATTCAACTACGTCATTGTGTTGGCTGGACACGTATGTGACTCCATCGTTAACCTCTACCTCGATGGTCGTCAGGTGCATTGGGAGGTTGGCTCCACCGGCAACAGCACGCGCAACGGTGTCAACTTCGGTGGCCACTGTGACGGCAACACATACACAGGACCAAATGGAGAGCAGTACAACTTTGGCGGTGGCCATGGCGGATACCACGTCTATTGCGAGGCCAGATATGGTGACCAGCTAGCCGGTGATGTCATTGGCGGATTGACCGCTAACGACGCTAATTGGGCAGCATCTAGCGAGGGTTCGCCCTATGTCGGTGACTGCTGCTACGTGTTCCTGAAGCTGGAGAGCGACCCAAATGTCTTCCCCGGTGATCCCGAGATACGTTTCACGGTCAATGGGAAACAGGTCTATGACCCACGCACGGGCACTACTGCGTTCTCTACCAACCGCGCACTCATCATCGCTGACGTCATCTCCGATCTTCAGTTCGGCTTAGGTGACAACACTGTAAATCAGGCTCAGCTTGTCGTGGCGGCGAACGTGTGTGATGAGCAGGTCGCACTTGCTGGCGGAGGAACTGAATCCAGAGACTGCTGCAACTACCACTACGACACCGGCACTGCGCCGGGTGATGTGCTTGTCACGATGGTCGAAGAAACCCTTGGTCGTCTTTCACAGATCGGCGGCGAGTGGTTCTACTGGCCTCGCTACTGGCAGGGACCCAGCTTCACTCTGGATGAGAACGCCCTTACTGGCCCAA is a window of Granulicella tundricola MP5ACTX9 DNA encoding:
- a CDS encoding head-tail connector protein, which gives rise to MPDYQLTIPPVVEPVSLAEAKAHLRVDFPDEDSLIAGFISAAREMSEQKMQRAIFNQTYVLSLDQFNYGDWRSTIPMARRNPLNYTALWEATALRLPMPRLVSVTSITYVDTFGVTQTLDPSLYSVDKSSQPARIVPAPSGSWPTSDYYMPGSVKVTFVAGSYGDGIQVNTCPASIKAAILLVLGHLYENREASTVASLKILPLGVDALLSPYRFYGGM
- a CDS encoding phage head closure protein is translated as MNAGTLNRRIQIQSQSETRDQAGQKSTLWDTTYQCWASIDVQQSQLIYSTAEFIGNTTYRITCRYTSSVVFQPNQRIVYTEPTTGVVHLYEIQAILNDKQANKLFIFMCYELNGEG
- a CDS encoding DUF3168 domain-containing protein: MVETTIYTILSTSPAVTALVSDRINPMVLDRDTGFPAISYLFISTVSSPTFSTRGSQRYRFEVSCWAQKALSAWELRAAVITALNGYSQDGVVIQFMLSRDMFDHISETCRATAEFYVFSNL
- a CDS encoding UBA domain-containing protein; protein product: MSWWVTATLELGLSSEQFYDLTPRQFQALCKRYQNNRETVRNHTELMFGQLTSWVVNTGFRSYFEKFQIPAHFMPSLLALKQAPTKQPNTRMTKAKRAAVVDTIRMMFPAQR
- a CDS encoding HK97 gp10 family phage protein; its protein translation is MADGFSADIKGIAEVKALFEALSTKEADNAILKALKAGALIEQAAISDRAPVKDTTGGLLPEGALKADIEVKVHRPSGRTPYVTVAPGKYTAHVARWLEYGHRLVRGGYSRMLKNGKTRGPGKEVGFVAEHSFIRVGYEESREAVVEAISNTLVAEIQKAAVKKQ
- a CDS encoding GIY-YIG nuclease family protein, whose translation is MNYGTVYLIRNSINGKVYVGQTIRAVGQRFKDHLAAGRRAHPPYPIHRAIAKYGADSFTLCVLGVASCKAELDEMETRAIFTHEAQNRAFGYNLAPGGEGFSSERVKAHWADPQKRARHVASMLTKWADAAFKESVSAHRRITAGTPQARKNNSDAQLRADVVARKSRASKEQWNDPDFIKLKSDQAKAMWVDPEKRALNVAARNTPEARANRIASNKRMWAAPGFKEKQIEKMRLAKAAKRTNQS
- a CDS encoding phage tail tape measure protein; its protein translation is MSTAAGQVTIVLSADKVSYSAALDQAGRELDKLQGKSKSFGHGSVSDMQAASASIRLLENPLGNNMRAIERLISQSKVLSGVMKAAFPLVGAIAIAGMFAKLTTEVVKFIKEMNEMPAVIKRGFDSLNLSIRTSNDELDLTNAKLANQIAKLEGKPQNNLKTALAESRVEADKLATSLANDAKAVNDLLTANKIGLLGQLVGKANTSNVSSSIQSYMNDLQDLGNKISVAAQKPNNDTEVASLRKQLSDKQNSGLGWAKSKMFATDHPDLAGPDDQIMGGDQASNRAELLGFQGVLLGQQHRATSEDTNKQLTGIKDKDEAAKAAAESAKAAARAALEAQKKAAAEQLAAWEESNADWKAAQDRSLLDDADWWKAKLATLNIGSLNYRAVNKKVNADIISDNREMTEARPTWANDFLKDGNANGGISKDDAEQITATGKATAEWIASLRSGVELQKQNATAIAESSLQMAVATGRMTKMDAAQIQANLHTQEYNDRLSELKDNRDAITTNASLSDVQRKAQLANSDNQIAALNNQRALQTQQDNASTNPQGSLASVGFVDALNDFVLASKDAAGQMREITTGTLNTLNGEFVKAISGQRTDFGNAGASIFRNVAGIGLQKAEGSIMQGLGFGAKADGSKSNPLYVRMADGVAGGVGSAAKGLSSLFKSGDGDSGGSAVSGLASKAGGWLSSLAGMIPGFAGGGTVTPGTLAMVGEQGPELAYFGSGAHITPNHKLSSIGSVGGDTHNWHIDARGATDPAQVRYQVQQGIQQAAPHLTAQSMQAKAQQNKRSPSTRQK